One window of Perca flavescens isolate YP-PL-M2 chromosome 15, PFLA_1.0, whole genome shotgun sequence genomic DNA carries:
- the mpp3a gene encoding MAGUK p55 subfamily member 3 yields the protein MKEAMPVLTAGAGLHETLALLTSQLRPDANHKEDMVFLKDVFSERSLGYLMKIHEKLRQYERQSPTPVLHNASLLAEDVAEELQSGPMSTEEKELLHLLTSPHLKAVLSVHDTVAQKNFDPVLPPLPDDFEDELEEESVKIVRLVKNKEPLGATIRRDEATGVVMVARIMRGGAADRSGLVHVGDELREVNGVSVIHKRPDEISQLLSQSQGSITLKIIPAIKEEDRLKDSKVYMRALFDYIPLEDKATPCQEAGLPFKRGDILQVVTQDDHTWWQAKRVGDSNLRAGLIPSKQFQERRLAYRMKMGTLPNPKSPKKPVYDQGCDKEDCDCEGYFNGQYIAGLRRSFRLSRKDRQGSSGEGSDPGDSDFLTYEEVTRYQQRPNERPRLVVLIGSLGARINELKQRVIAENTHRFAVAVPHTTRPKKSHEKEGVEYHFVTKQQFDADALNNKFIEHGEYKENQYGTSIEAIRSVQAKNKMCVVDVQPEALKRLRTAEFKPYVIFVKPRVPESRRRRSAATSPGGGEHGRITDEDLQEMRQSAIQIDQQYGHLVDRVLIKEDSASACAELRGILERLERESFWVPISWVRT from the exons ATGAAAGAAGCCATGCCGGTTCTCACAGCAGGAGCGG GGCTACATGAAACGTTGGCCCTGCTGACCTCTCAGCTGCGGCCCGATGCCAATCACAAAGAGGACATGGTCTTCCTCAAAGATGTCTTCAGTGAGAGGAGCTTGGGATACCTCATGAAG ATTCATGAGAAGCTGAGACAGTATGAGAGACAGAGTCCAACACCCGTCCTCCACAATGCCTCTTTGCTGGCAGAGGAT GtggcagaggagctgcagagcgGACCAATGAGCACTGAGGAGAAGGAGCTGCTGCACCTGCTGACGTCACCACATCTTAAG GCCGTTCTCTCGGTGCATGACACCGTGGCACAGAAGAACTTTGATCCTGTGCTGCCGCCACTGCCGGATGACTTTGAGGACGAGCTGGAGGAAGAGTCCGTGAAGATTGTCAGGCTAGTGAAGAATAAGGAGCCTCTG GGAGCCACCATAAGGCGGGATGAAGCCActggggtggtgatggtggcCCGGATCATGAGGGGAGGTGCAGCCGACCGAAGTG GTTTGGTCCATGTAGGAGATGAACTCAGGGAGGTCAACGGAGTCTCTGTGATCCACAAGAGGCCTGATGAGATCAGTCAGCTGTTG TCCCAGTCCCAGGGCTCCATCACTCTAAAGATAATCCCTGCCATTAAGGAGGAGGACCGACTGAAGGACAGCAAG GTGTACATGAGAGCCTTGTTTGACTACATCCCATTGGAAGACAAAGCGACGCCTTGCCAAGAAGCGGGACTTCCCTTTAAGCGGGGAGACATCCTGCAGGTTGTGACCCAAGATGACCACACATGGTGGCAGGCCAAGCGTGTAGGAGACAGCAACCTGCGGGCGGGACTCATCCCATCCAAACAGTTCCAGGAGAG GCGACTGGCCTACAGGATGAAAATGGGCACACTCCCGAATCCAAAATCCCCTAAAAAGCCTGTCT ATGACCAAGGATGTGATAAAG AGGACTGTGACTGTGAGGGCTATTTCAATGGACAGTACATAG CTGGTTTACGGAGGAGTTTCCGGCTGAGTCGTAAGGACAGGCAAGGATCCTCCGGAGAGGGCTCTGATCCTGGAGACAGCGACTTCCTGACCTATGAAGAGGTGACCCGCTACCAGCAGAGGCCCAATGAGAGGCCCCGTCTGGTGGTTCTGATCG GATCTCTCGGAGCACGCATCAATGAACTCAAACAGCGGGTGATTGCTGAGAACACCCATCGTTTTGCAGTGGCAGTACCAC ATACCACCAGGCCCAAGAAGTCTCATGAGAAGGAGGGTGTTGAGTATCACTTTGTCACCAAACAGCAATTTGATGCAGATGCTTTAAACAACAA GTTTATAGAGCACGGGGAATACAAGGAGAACCAGTATGGCACAAGTATAGAGGCTATCCGCTCTGTACAGGCAAAGAACAAGATGTGTGTAGTGGACGTGCAGCCTGAG GCCCTGAAGAGGCTGCGGACAGCAGAGTTCAAGCCGTATGTAATATTCGTCAAACCTCGTGTTCCTGAGAGCAGACGTCGCCGCAGCGCTGCCACTTCACCAGGAGGGGGAGAGCATGGCCGCATTACG GACGAAGACCTCCAAGAGATGCGTCAGTCTGCCATTCAGATCGACCAGCAGTATGGACACCTGGTGGACCGGGTCCTGATCAAGGAGGACTCAGCCAGTGCCTGTGCAGAACTGCGAGGTATCTTGGAAAGGCTGGAGCGAGAGTCCTTCTGGGTGCCTATCAGCTGGGTGCGGACTTAA